The Theobroma cacao cultivar B97-61/B2 chromosome 1, Criollo_cocoa_genome_V2, whole genome shotgun sequence genome contains the following window.
GTGCAAAGTTTCAATCACAATCCAAAGAATCACACTTGATTGTTGTTAAAAGAATCTTTAGATACCTTTTAGATACACAAACTCTAAGAATATGGTATCCTAGAGAATCATCCTTTAGTTTtattggatattcagatgtaGACTTTGCTGGAAGCAAAACGGATAGAAAGAGTACTAGTGGAACTTGTCAGTTTCTAGGAAgtatgcttgtgtcttggtcaAGTAAGAAATAGAATTCTGTTGCTCTCTCCACAgctgaagctgaatatatttctttaggtagttgttgtgctTAGATTTTGTAgattaaacaataattaaaagacTTTGGAGTAAcaatgcataatgtaccaatattttgtgataacacaagtgccaTCAACTTTTTAAAGAATCTTGTCCAGCACTCTATAACcaaacatattgaaattagacatcactttattagagaccatgtaatGAAAGGAGACTTTAAGATTGAATTTGTTAACACTTTGCAACAATTAGCTGATATATTCATCAAGCCCCTAAATGAGGACAGATTCTATGAAATTAGGAGAAATCTAGGAATGATTAATGTACATGAGCTTTAGGAAATTTgtgaaattttcattcataaAACAGTAGGTACTTAGTTGGTTAAGAGAATcgcttaatcaactaagaccATTCTGTTTCCTTAAATAACAAGACTCAGTCAAAtagaatgaataaaataataaaaggaaaCAGAGACAGCCTACCAggtgaagaaaaagagggaaaaatcGCTTaactgaaaaaataaaaatgaggtaaatttttgaatttgaaagaGCGGGTTACCGACCATATTTAAAGTGGGGGAGATTGACggtttttgagaaaaattaatctctcttaactcattttctctttattttctctcaTCTGAAACTGACTTTCTTAAAACTGAAATCCTTCCTTCTCAAACTCATGAAACCCTAAGTCTAAAATTGCTTAAAACCAAAATGGCCAAAACCACATTAACCAGTAGTGCtttggaaaagagaaagggaaaaCGAACTATGGAAGAGAATCCACCAGCAaaaatttagaagaaaaagaagaaagtcgaATCCACTTTCGTGATTgagaaaactgaaaaaagGTAGATAAAGAAGGcacaaaaatcaaagaaaaagaaaaactctcCTAGAAAGGCAATCTTCTGTCCTCAaagtttagaaataaagctcaTGAGGATAGGTTCAAAAAGATAGAGAATGCTTCCATTACATGTGGTAAATTTATCGACTAGGATAGCTTTGATGAGACCCTTGAAATTCAAATAGGTTTATCGAACTCTTTTGAGGAAAcgaaattaaagaaatttagcacctttaagaataaaaCCTATAGTGCTAGCCTTGTAAAGGAATTTTATGCAAGCATAGCATTAGATGAGAATGAACTTGAGGAACCTGAGGATTTTATTAATGATGGTCTGAATGATTTCctaaatggaaaagagtttaTGGCGACTGCTGCAAATTTGGGAAATCTGCTCAAAATTGAATGTGAAGAGGGTGATTATGAAATTTCTGAGAATTATGATCCCTCATCTCTGTGGGAGATAatcacaaaaaagaaagaaggataTTCATCCAAAAGTTATGCCAGTTTAATCAAAAGGCCTCGGATTAGAATCCTGCATTATTTTATTGCTGCAAATATTCATGGGAGAAGTGGTAGCTTCAGTTACATAAGTCTTCAGGACATGTGGCTGATGGAGCATGTCTTTAATGCTACTCCAGTCAACTTAGGCCGATTCATGATAGAAAGGATGAGAGGAGTCTGTCAAATTGATAAAGTAAATCTACCTTATGATAACATAATCACCTCACTGGTGAAGAAAAAGGGGATATGGAGTTCTAGGTATGAATTGGATCAAGTGAAAAGTAAAACCCAAGCAATCTACTTAGGAAGTTTTCCAACGATGGGGTACAAGCTTGATGGagaaaaatttcttaaaaccctcaaaacgACTTCAAGAGATGAGCATTCCCTTCTTGCTCAATTAGAGGCAGCttcatcataaatttcaaGTGAAATGATTCTGAATCTGCTAATGAGAATAGATGGAAAACTCACTGGCCAATTTTCAaagattcaaaaaattaaagataagtTGAAAGAGCTGGAAAGTGtgataaaggaaaaaggaaaatctacTACTAATCCTACAACTGAAGACACTTCTGCAATAGTAACTCTAACACCAGTAGAACAAGCTGCTGAAAGTCCTGCCTTCCAACTTGAAGGTCATGAACCAGAATCAGTTTAGCCAAGGAAATCTCCCATTCTTGAGcctgaaaatgatgaaaaatccaATGAAGGCACTGAAATACTTGGATCCTTTGATGACatctctccaccacatgatgaACCACAACCAGAACAACCATCTCCACCTAACTTTGAGGAAGTTTCAATCATGGATATTTTCCATCGAATGGTCAAAGAAGAACAAGCAGAAAAAGAAGTAGCAAAGGCTAAAGCTCAAAAGCCAACATCTGTCAAAGCATTCCCTGAGTCAATGCAGACTATAAGGCAAACTGATCAATCTGGTAAAGATAAAGGAAAAGCTACAGCACCAACACAAAAGAAACCTAAACCTCCTGGTAAAGGAAGGAAGACCATggcaacaaaaacaaaattcctCAAGAGAAGAAAGTTTTCCAAGATAGCTGAAAAAGCTAAACCTTCAACCATCTCTTCTACTCAAGATCCACTCCAAATTTTGGACCAATATTCCACTGAAGCCTCACCCAAAAGTCCATCACCTCAACCCTCTCTTGAACCCCTTAATGTCTATTTTGGCACTAATAAGTCTACCTCTTTTGCTTCTTCAGAAATCGATTGAACACCCCTCggtttgatgatgacaaaaaaagggagaattATGATAGAAAGCTTAGGGGAGATAGATAGTAGAAAAGTTTTAAAGGAAGGTAGAAATTATCTAGGGGTAACTTAAGAATTTTGACTATGATGATTAATCTGTTTTGTTTGCTGACAGTTGAACATTTGAATTTGACTTTGTTGTTTATGTTATTGTGTTGAAAATTGTAAGCTAATggttaaacatttaaatttgttcttgatatttatgttattttgacTACTGCTGTTTAAATATTAGGTGCTGATATTAGGCTGTTATGCTGATAACCAATTTTTGTTATGATATTATGAATGGAATTTGGTTgaaaatgaatatgaatgctgatatttttgttgaatgatttatggtatTTAGTTTTGGAATGAATAAGGTCTGAAAATAATACGACAGACAGTTAATTACAACATTGATGATATCTGAATCTATACCTGTCATTTTCTTTAAGAGATAGATAAAAACTTGCTAAATTTAAGAACAAGAATCATGCATACATTAAGGGGGAGCACACACTTAAGGGGAGAAAATCCTCATTCTGTGCAGAACAAAAAGGAATAAATAGACACCACattgttaatcaaggaatgttttgtcattaTCAGAAAgagggagattgttggcttgtcacagcccaattcccGGGCCATAACCGACACAAAGACCCAATAGGCGTGGCCCACTAGGCCCATGCAAGCCTTTCTATGAAAACTTGTTTATTAGACCACCTGTCCCTCTTTTACCTCTAAGGTTCTTAATTCAATgtcttcaaaaataatttcctttcaaaAATAAGTCATGGCAATTGAACAATACCATTCACAAAATGATATTACCATTTGCCAACCTGTGACGATATTAACATGCATACCAAACATAGAGTGTTTACAACAAATCCAATGgattacatttaaataaccatatacacatataaagaccttgactatcagcggagtgactctggcgTGGATGCTATCATGGAGTGTTTTGGTAAACCTACTGTAAGATGAATAGGAGGAGGTGCCTCTACCTAAGATCTAACTATCTTTGaacctgaaaactaaaacatgaagttgaaaaggaagagtgtaaacccagtgagtgaacataggaagggaacaagcaaatgataCGGAGAgttttttgaaaacatgatgcactcgtttaaaaataatgcaattttgtTTATTATGAACAGAACTCAATGCCGTGctgtttttcaactcattttaaaacattaggAAGTTCAACTTTTAACATTtaatgcaatcacataatattttctctaacatttctatggtatatgtaaacatgtatacaGCCGccggtcatcagctcatgtacactcccacaccgcacatagctggaatcatcATCCTCCGATCATCAGCtcgtgtgcactcccacactgcacatagctGAAATCATCGCCCACCgttcatcagctcatgtgcattcctacaccgcacatagctagaatcacccgtcatcaccggcatgtgcactcccacaccgcacatgcgCGGTTACAATTATCATTCAACATTACATTTCAATGCATGGCACATGTAACAACATGTAACAAGAATATTTGCATAACAATacatcacatgccacaaatcaATTGGCAATTCAACATAACATTTCAAATACGTGATTCATCACATTATACGTATCgcataatataggaacacgTGAGTTAATCGCATTGCACAATTTCACAACGTAAAGACATTTCATCAAAGGTTTGTTCCCAAGCACATTTTAAAGCAAAgacaaataaagatttcaaatgattcattcaAATACAAgtgcatttatcccaaaacatttttaaatgcaagttcactcaccttaacgATGCCACCTAACAAAACTAGTGCCCACAAAGTGTTAATCCTGGTAGTCCCAAAATACCgttaaaacctatatttacCAATAAGCCATAACAACCTCCATCAagtcataatttgaatttaataattataataaatatacacTCTACAATCTACACTCTAACCCAACttttaacctagaattctagtataattcacaaacccattaAACTAATTATTCAAGTTTGAAGCTTCTTTACCTTGTTGCTTGAAGGTATAAAGATCAGCCAAACCTAGAAtttcaaggaaagaaaatttgaagaaacttagaaaataaagtctaaaagttacaaacccataaattcaaaaaattcaagggtTGAAAGTATATACCTTTTAGcctaaaaaatgaatatttgaagccaaaatccaagtgttgttgaaagtgaagtagaaatagaaaataaaggaaaggaagagagatttttctttctctctcttagggtttagatgtgctgaaaattggggttagaaTCTATAGGGTTGATGCCCAAGAAGTTAGGAGAAAAAAggagtaagaaaagaaaaggaaagaaaagaaaacaaggaaaagaaaatgaaaatcttgatttttatggTGGAGGAACAAAAATGGCGTTGGGAGGATATGAAGGAGGAAGATGGTGCCTTGGACACAATGGCTGGCCATGGGATAAGGAtggagagtcaaagcttcctttggaagctttgaccaagctttatgaaaaattaccgttttaccctccaaggttttcaccatttttaattgtatcctcccataatcttttaattccaatttctctccatttttctttcttaacacttgtaccaataaaatatcaaatttatgaTTCAACGCGGTAACAacgtaatatttaaatatttacttatccgcGCTAtctctatttaataaagacacgcgagTCCCATAAACGccatttttctctaaaatttcctcgtctttcttctcccccacttagattgaccatgtatttctccttcatgaaaaatttcgacatcgaataaaatattattttttcccaaaatttTCCACTAGCCTTCCGGGGCTCCAAAACATCTTCCTTTGCCTCGATTCACATCGAAGttaccttttatctcacaaattcttcctcgataaaaatattattattttattattatttctttgcatgtgaaatattttatcttaaaatactcttttcacCCGTCTCCATCTTTTGGCACTTAAATCAGCATCCATTGACCATTTGTCTCATTGATAAGGTCATATTGACTCCTATACGAGGGTACTGGGTGTCACATgggtccattagtttttgatgatgataaaacattcccattcatctATGTCTAACATtgctacttgagtgtgcaggatgaaaaatgtatgctaaaaataaattaattactaaaaaaGGAATATCAAATTCCATAAGAATGAAGAGCTACATTTGAGCCACAAAACAAAAGCTACTTAGTCAGATAATCAAgggagttagtcaactaaactCAAAAGTGAAGATGGCCAATTCAGAAACAGAAtagacttaatcgactaagagatattgttagtcgactaagtgcttacTGCCAGAAGCCGAGTTAAGAAACAAAACCGACTTAATCAACTGAGAGGTATCATTAGCTGACTAAAAGCTTACCACTTGAAATTGGGATCAGAAGACAGAatcaacttaatcgactaaaaagtatgttagtcgactaagagctctctatataaaaatttgaatttaaagcTAGAAGATCGATTAACGGTTAGAACTAACtccaaactgtttccaactatcagaatctatcaaacatcCATCAGAGttgattttccaagtataaaaggcaCTCTCAAAGGCTAAGAAACATATCCAAAGCTTCCAAGAtaaaaaagagctcaaaaattgtaaaaaccTTTAGCATACTTTCTATACTTCACTCCTATCCTTGAAAAAGATTTAAGCACTTCACTTAATACCACTTAAATTAagtcagtgatcataggtacacctttatttctcttctccttgattacttagagtgtaCGAGACACTTTAAGGGGATTGATCAAGCTtgggattgcttgattgagtgtataggttctaacttcgCCTTAAAAgagttagttttgggttttggttgatcccgtgaaaaaccatcgtaaaggttgtggctgatcctactaaaagccattgtaaagttTGGTGAGAGCTTGAAAATTCCACCGTTTTTAGTGATTTGATTTCGAAAatccttagttgaataatcaagataatggatgtaggtctttgactgaaccactctaaattttgGTGCATTGTCTaatctgtttttgtttttattttcattctttcttaaattattCCCTCATCTAGCTTCAGATTTCTCGTTGTTAATTCTCAACTTGCTCAAAATTAGAAGTTAATTTAGTGAGAGCCAAAAAGTACTATTCACctccctctagcacatttacttgcgACCAACGATCAGCACCCTCAGGTGTCCATATAGGCTCTCGAGCCATCATCATTATCTCATACATAACATTATTCATATAAGATGCCCGAACATTGGCaatatcaacataaacatGTTCATAGTCTGTAAACATAACATAAAGTAAAGATTGACTCGTTAGTGGAACATATTTGACCCTTTAGGCATTGAGTGGCTgctagacacctaccaaagaATGAAGATTGAACATTGGTATCTGTGACACTGGTTATTATCAGATGCTGGTTGCTATCAACGCTATCTCTAATCTGTAACAAAATAAATGGGGAAAATAACGTGTGAGTCATAAAGACTCCATGAGTGGTTATGGGAAGGGGACAAGCTAGGGGATAAGAGTATTTCGTAACAATGAATTTATAAACTCATGTTGTTCATAAGTTCCTAATCATAAAGTTCATGATACATGTCACTCAAACTCATTTAAATACCTTTAGTTTGAGAACAAACTTATATAAACCTTTATAAATCCTCATCAAATTCACTCAAACATCCTTTTTAGTACCatatctattgatacatttttgaatgtatcaatacattggtaaaatgtatcgatacatttcacaCAAAAAGCTTCTTATGGCAATCTGTttagaatgtatcgatacatgctCCATATGTGTTGATACTTTAGACATAGAAACCAAGTTCCTGAACAATTTTAGCATTTTTGCCATTCCTTAAGTCCTTTTACATCTCGGGAACTATCTTTAAGGCTCAAGTCTTCTCATTAAGCACATTTTCATGCCATCATAAGGTATAAACCATAAACATTACTCACATGAACTCAACATACAACATACCATAAGCATAACAATcataatcattttattaatcttaAAACTCACACATTGTGATGGCTTGACCCCCATTGCTCCTTGGGTGGGCAATGTACATCCCCATTGCACCTTGGGCATTTTATGAAGCATCATAGGAGTGAAGTCGTCACTTGCACCTCATGAGAGTGGTATCAATTGCACTTTTTGAGTTCTCATACTTATAACATGTGGTATGTGGAATGTCCTTCACATACATCTTTACTCATCTCATAAGgtatatggaatttacatcatatacatatctcatggcattcatcatgctttctcaatcatctcatgtagtatatggaatatacatcatatacataatatcatggcattcatcatgctttctcAATCATCTCTTGTACTATATGGaatatacatcatatacataatctcatggcatttatcatgcatacttaatcaccTTATATGGTATAGGGAATTTACATTGTATCCacaattttataatatacatcattcatacttaatcatctcatatggtatatggaatttacatcatatacataatcttaTGGAATTCATCATACCAAACATGCACATTATAGCATCTATAAATAAACATGCAATATCTCGTACCCACACTAGTCCGAAGATCGAAGTAATCTAATGGACTTCATACATAAGGTGCTTGTCCCctcttgttgaaaactaatacataataGAATATTGACATACATAGTAGATtcataaacattttaaaaactattgaGTCAATCACATCATAATcattatcaatttattttcttagaaaaatattttcattcctGAAACTCAAATCCTTTGATAAACCATTTTAGAGATATCATTTCAACATACATAAATAAtccttttcatcaaaatcatgctagctttacatatcaaaataaatttaaagtgTTGTTCATTCACCTAATTGGAGAGTCGATTCCTAGCTCCAATCACAACATCGTTTCGACGAAATCCGTGAAGTTTTCAAGTATTCCTATCATACAACAATCATCACAATCAtttcctagaataaaaatctcataaaaatgcTTTTATGTACTTTCGAAACTACTCACTTTTAGCTACACAAATTTTTTAGCTAAAACCCATGCTTAGAAACCCAAAGCATTTCATTCTTACCTTAAATGAGCTTAGATGCTtaagaaaatcacaaaaccTTTGAACTTTAATCATCAACAGAAATTTTGGGAAATAAAAcaactatttaatttttggaaATCAAGACCAAGTGATTTCAAAGCTAAAAATGTcatctttttccatagaaacccaaaactaagctttagaataataaaaatggagttttaagttaaaaatgagttaaaagagCTTAAGAGTAGTGGTTTTATGTAAAACCCGatcctataaacacatgtcatgacatacatgcactgagtagcatgttattatgctagaaaagtcctaagaatagacgaaacccggtattgtacctaacggtacacttgagttgatttaacctcgaactagttcaaattggaatcgtaggatgaaatttaatattttacagtccaggaatgactaaaaatgattgttcggagttcaagggttcatttggggtaaaattagaaattttgatgttcaggggcaaaatcgtaattttaccacccgcggacaaaatttaagattttgagagaatttagatcaaatttgacaaattggggaatggtatgagtataagggatgaaaaatatgtctatgggcaatttttcagttttttgggcaaaaatgtaatttttcacttttacgggggcaaaagtgtaaatttcaaaaattactccaccaagactttggataagtttgagaattttatctaagctatggatatgtgggacaagtgtatggtgaaaatttggaaacaaatggatgaaattttaaaaacgggccaatgggaaagtgacacatggcatttttttaaatgatttaatattattttaatgaaaagtcagcccatttaaactcCATATTaggtgctggccggccataaggaaagaacaagagagaaaatagagaggaaaggaaggaaagagaaaaacaaaggaaaactaaaaaattcaaaggggaaatcacgtttttcgcccgtttaTGAGTCTaatggtaagatttttcgattttagcttgatttctacctttcctatgcctttatttccatttagcatgcttgaggagagagatcaaaaagtgatatcaagggctggacgaaattctaggggagagaaattgaaatttttaggttttgatttttagttaaattgatagttttagttagttaaatgtgtttagaaattaaattgggcaagaaatcattaaattttcacaatacccactcttggctggatgctcaatgctgtacaatgatgatgaattgattttattctaagggaaatgaagagaaaatgatgaaaaacgattaaacgtgatagaaaaacaaagtagaaaattaaccgagttaatgtcccatttttggccgaattttccaaggaagggagtgagctgattttgttgtttttagaaggttattggctgatatttaatggttagaaatgttggagagagaatgggacaatttagagctaaaatggagcgcgttagcaatttatcgggtaaagtgccaaaaataggttaataccgcgtttaagccgttttaggctattgcatttcataccatgcattagtataggatttaagtcaattatatagtgatttagcatcaatgtagtgaattgtgtaaattttgtaatgtgtttaggaggagagccttccggtaaaggcaaggaagtaatacccgacgaacagtgatcggggcacctaaaaatcagttaatttgtacaaacgatgagtaaacttattattattgtaaattatctagagtttatttttaaatgctctttatgtattttatgaaatgaaaacgagattaaaacaggatttttgatgttttagaaataaatgtgacaaataaaaatatattgtgttgattatgaaattgagtaattggaggctgacaattattttgaaatatatattttcctatgaatggcttatgaaatatgagtataggtggctatatttgataaattgcattgggaatttatgtaagctgtttttatTATGCAGgttgggtaaataaataaaagccacgttatactgtcaaaattttattaaaattggtgagTTTAGTCATTGCAGTGACGAGTTTtcatggactgcctattagaggggcacggtaaacccggttacaTAGTTACTCTGATTGTaaaggcgaggagggtaactcccggggtagtattagagctcacttcacgtcgaacccccacgtgaatgtgtaactcggccaacaccaaggaacgacttgttttaaaaataaaaatgtgtttcacatgtaaatatcataacaaccttggcgaactcggttagatgcctcagccaaggtatcctcgaggattagttttggcttgagccttattttttaataaaagacataaaccttaacaactgttttggtaaattacaaatattttatggtttaaggaatatattgaaaaccttatgaaatggtttgtgatttgttgtttaaacttgcctccatgttactcgcctttagataatgtctatttactcattgggattgcaaaatctcacccacctcctttccaaacatttcaggtctgtggtagcttgtagatacgttattttgtcgaggattccagttgacatctttatctcacagacagtaggttactatcaccaatacttggtgtattttgggccacttgtcattgtaattattattgtacattataactttgtaaattattgtatgtatgaatttattttacttccaagttataaaagatttcttacatgtatttctataaatattgttttatataaaaatcttatatttt
Protein-coding sequences here:
- the LOC108661398 gene encoding uncharacterized protein LOC108661398; translated protein: MILNLLMRIDGKLTGQFSKIQKIKDKLKELESVIKEKGKSTTNPTTEDTSAIVTLTPVEQAAESPAFQLEGTEILGSFDDISPPHDEPQPEQPSPPNFEEVSIMDIFHRMVKEEQAEKEVAKAKAQKPTSVKAFPESMQTIRQTDQSGKDKGKATAPTQKKPKPPGKGRKTMATKTKFLKRRKFSKIAEKAKPSTISSTQDPLQILDQYSTEASPKSPSPQPSLEPLNVYFGTNKSTSFASSEID